The segment ATGCAAGTCTAGCAGAGAGTTGGTGTTGATGGTGAAGAACCCCGTCATCACTCATGGCAAGAAATTATCAGTTTTGAGATTGATATTTGAAGGGAAAGTCAATGCACTGACACTTTCATTTTTCGAGATTATCACCAAAAAACAAAGAGAAAAGTATTTGGTAGAGATAGCGAAAGCTTTCGTGACTCAGTACAACGAGTACAAAGGAATCGTGGAATCGACTATTACTACGGTGGCTCCTATTTCAGCAGAAACCAGAAAGGATGTGGCTGAGATCGTTAAGAAAATCACTAACAAAGAGGTGATTTTGACAGAAGTAATTAATCCAGAATTGATCGGTGGATTTGTTTTGAAGATTGGCGATAGACAAATCGATGACAGCATCAGCAGCAAGCTGAGAGAACTGAAATTAAAGTTCAAAGAAAGAAATTTTGTAAGTCAAGCCTGATCGGGCTCTAATAGAATAGAAGAATAATAAACTTATTTATACAATGGCAGATGTAAGACCAGACGAAGTATCAGCAATATTGAGAGAACAACTCTCAAATTTCAG is part of the Reichenbachiella agarivorans genome and harbors:
- the atpH gene encoding ATP synthase F1 subunit delta → MSEFRIATRYAKSLLDLSVEKGLLEEITKDMQSFLEVCKSSRELVLMVKNPVITHGKKLSVLRLIFEGKVNALTLSFFEIITKKQREKYLVEIAKAFVTQYNEYKGIVESTITTVAPISAETRKDVAEIVKKITNKEVILTEVINPELIGGFVLKIGDRQIDDSISSKLRELKLKFKERNFVSQA